A region of Kribbella sp. NBC_01245 DNA encodes the following proteins:
- a CDS encoding alpha/beta fold hydrolase — MIEKDLRLSDGRTLHVYDSGGDGLPVCWLHGTPNIGLPPEPLFRDDLRWVSFDRPGYGGSTRHLDRSVASVATDTAAVADFLGLDRLALVGHSGGASFALGAASLLGTRVSSVLAVSALAPFGAKGLDWFAGMIPSGVASLTAAAAGREAKERHENSGVEYDPEFTEADVAAFNGEWSFFGKVAGPAMANGPGGLIDDDLCYVQPWIYNPISPVMLLHGGQDGIAPPTHADWLAHHMSVTELLLYPAESHISVLTHAREALDFLE, encoded by the coding sequence ATGATCGAGAAGGACTTGCGGTTGAGTGATGGCAGGACTCTGCACGTCTATGACAGCGGCGGGGATGGGTTGCCGGTGTGCTGGTTGCACGGGACGCCGAATATCGGTCTGCCGCCTGAGCCGTTGTTCCGCGACGATCTGCGCTGGGTGTCGTTCGACCGGCCGGGGTACGGCGGTTCGACCCGGCATCTGGACCGGTCGGTGGCCTCGGTCGCGACGGATACCGCAGCCGTCGCGGACTTCCTTGGGCTGGATCGGCTGGCGCTGGTCGGTCATTCGGGTGGCGCTTCGTTCGCGCTGGGGGCGGCGAGTCTGTTGGGTACGCGCGTCAGCTCCGTGCTCGCGGTCTCGGCGCTTGCGCCTTTCGGTGCGAAAGGGCTGGACTGGTTCGCCGGGATGATCCCGTCGGGCGTGGCTTCGCTAACAGCGGCCGCTGCTGGCCGCGAGGCGAAGGAGCGACACGAGAACTCGGGCGTGGAGTATGACCCGGAGTTCACCGAGGCCGACGTGGCCGCATTCAACGGCGAGTGGTCCTTCTTCGGCAAGGTCGCCGGCCCGGCGATGGCGAACGGGCCGGGCGGCCTGATCGACGACGACCTCTGCTACGTCCAGCCATGGATCTACAACCCGATCTCCCCGGTCATGCTGCTCCACGGCGGCCAGGACGGCATCGCGCCCCCGACGCATGCGGACTGGCTGGCCCACCACATGTCCGTGACCGAGCTCCTCCTCTACCCCGCCGAAAGCCACATCTCCGTCCTCACCCACGCCCGCGAAGCCCTCGACTTCCTCGAGTAA
- the galK gene encoding galactokinase, producing MIAEKFEQVFGRRPDGVWRAPGRVNLIGEHTDYNDGLVLPIALPQQIVVAGAARPDGRLRFASTQGGDVIEADLAALTPGSVPDWAAYPAGAAWILRESGYDVSGAELLVDSDLPTGAGLSSSAALLCASAIALLGLRGIEVAPDEVARLVQKAENNYVGAPVGLMDQMASMCCTKGHALYFDIQEMSLAQIPFDPAADGLRLLVVDVKAPHRHVDGEYAERRRSCETAAAQLGVPVLRAISVDGLDDALARLDDEVVRRRVRHVVTEVARVEQAVELMRAGRLRDVGPLFTASHVSMRDDFEITVPELDVAVDTALAAGALGARMTGGGFGGCIIALVEASATESVLAAIEKAFADHGFTPPSPISADPSAGASRIS from the coding sequence GTGATCGCCGAAAAGTTCGAGCAGGTCTTCGGCAGGCGTCCGGACGGCGTCTGGCGAGCACCGGGCCGGGTGAACCTGATCGGTGAGCACACCGACTACAACGACGGCCTGGTGCTGCCGATCGCGCTGCCGCAGCAGATCGTCGTCGCCGGCGCGGCCCGTCCGGACGGGCGCCTCCGGTTCGCGTCGACCCAGGGTGGTGACGTGATCGAGGCGGACCTGGCCGCGCTCACGCCGGGCTCGGTGCCGGACTGGGCCGCGTACCCGGCCGGTGCCGCGTGGATCCTGCGCGAGTCCGGGTACGACGTGTCCGGTGCGGAGCTGCTGGTCGATTCGGATCTGCCGACGGGCGCGGGCCTCTCGTCGTCCGCGGCCCTGCTCTGCGCCTCGGCGATCGCCCTGCTGGGACTGCGCGGGATCGAAGTGGCGCCGGACGAGGTGGCCCGCCTGGTGCAGAAGGCGGAGAACAACTACGTCGGTGCGCCGGTCGGGTTGATGGACCAGATGGCGTCGATGTGCTGCACCAAGGGTCACGCGCTCTACTTCGACATCCAGGAGATGTCGCTCGCGCAGATCCCGTTCGACCCGGCGGCCGACGGTCTGCGTCTGCTGGTGGTCGACGTGAAGGCGCCGCATCGCCATGTCGACGGCGAGTACGCCGAACGCCGGCGTAGTTGCGAAACGGCTGCCGCCCAACTCGGCGTACCGGTTCTGCGGGCCATCTCGGTCGACGGTCTGGACGACGCGTTGGCCCGGCTCGACGACGAGGTCGTACGTCGTCGCGTCCGCCATGTCGTGACGGAGGTCGCGCGCGTCGAGCAGGCGGTCGAGCTGATGCGGGCCGGCCGGCTGCGGGACGTCGGACCTCTGTTCACCGCGTCACACGTATCGATGCGGGACGACTTCGAGATCACCGTGCCGGAGCTCGACGTCGCGGTGGACACGGCCCTCGCGGCCGGAGCCCTCGGCGCGCGGATGACCGGTGGCGGTTTCGGCGGCTGCATCATCGCGCTGGTCGAGGCGTCCGCGACCGAGTCGGTGCTCGCGGCGATCGAGAAGGCGTTCGCCGACCACGGCTTCACCCCGCCCTCCCCCATTTCCGCCGACCCCAGCGCCGGCGCTTCCCGCATCTCCTAG
- a CDS encoding MFS transporter has protein sequence MNPGVKQDVRQGLGRTYWTAWTAGAVSFLGTGITFGALPLLAASMTRDPRVVSLTEAVSTLGWLLLGLVSGVMVDRWRRTSTMWIVDAFRAVIAGAFAALVLADLQTVPLLLLAGFVLGLFAPFFDNASSAVVPDLVAPANLERANGYHQVSLLMLSNLLGPPFGAFLFVVDHGLPILFDAISFAVAAALIWKIRKAVPPPEVSEHRHLGRELVEGMKYLWRHKLLRSLCLLLVVVNAVGTGMVAILVLYVLEVLGLPEAAFGWLVAVYAVGGVAGAVITPRLSKAFSTFTNVFTAMLISSFAVIVMGLWGSLVPVVVAVVILGFGSAWWNVVTITLRQRIVPSALLGRVTSVYRMVAFCAAPLGAVGAGFLAHRTNLTTPYLVMGLCQLAATLAFAPTVRAQLKATLRVPV, from the coding sequence GTGAATCCCGGGGTGAAGCAGGACGTGCGGCAGGGCCTGGGCCGCACGTACTGGACGGCTTGGACCGCGGGCGCGGTGTCGTTCCTCGGCACCGGCATCACCTTCGGGGCGTTACCGCTGCTGGCCGCCTCGATGACCCGGGACCCGCGGGTGGTCTCGCTGACCGAGGCCGTCTCGACCCTGGGCTGGTTGCTGCTCGGCCTGGTCTCCGGTGTGATGGTCGATCGCTGGCGGCGGACCAGCACGATGTGGATCGTGGACGCCTTCCGGGCCGTGATCGCCGGAGCCTTCGCGGCGCTGGTCCTGGCCGATCTGCAAACGGTCCCGCTGTTGCTGCTGGCCGGATTCGTGCTCGGTCTGTTCGCGCCGTTCTTCGACAACGCGTCCTCGGCCGTAGTCCCGGACCTGGTCGCCCCGGCCAATCTCGAACGGGCCAACGGCTATCACCAGGTCTCGCTCTTGATGCTCTCGAACTTGCTTGGACCTCCGTTCGGCGCATTCCTGTTCGTGGTCGACCACGGTCTGCCGATCCTGTTCGACGCGATCTCGTTCGCCGTGGCGGCCGCTTTGATCTGGAAGATCCGTAAGGCCGTACCGCCTCCAGAGGTCTCGGAACACCGTCACCTAGGTAGAGAACTCGTAGAAGGTATGAAGTACCTCTGGCGGCACAAGCTGCTCAGGTCGCTCTGCCTGTTGCTGGTAGTCGTCAACGCCGTAGGCACGGGCATGGTCGCCATCCTCGTGCTCTACGTGCTGGAAGTGCTCGGACTGCCCGAGGCGGCGTTCGGTTGGCTAGTCGCCGTGTACGCCGTTGGCGGCGTCGCTGGTGCCGTGATCACGCCTAGGTTGTCCAAGGCCTTCTCGACCTTCACGAACGTCTTTACCGCGATGCTCATCTCAAGCTTCGCGGTGATCGTCATGGGCCTCTGGGGATCACTAGTGCCGGTAGTCGTGGCAGTAGTGATCCTCGGCTTCGGTAGTGCCTGGTGGAACGTAGTGACGATCACCCTCCGCCAACGCATCGTCCCGAGCGCCCTACTCGGCAGAGTCACCTCCGTCTACCGAATGGTGGCCTTCTGCGCAGCACCACTTGGGGCGGTTGGTGCCGGCTTCCTGGCGCACCGGACCAACCTGACCACGCCGTACCTCGTCATGGGCCTCTGCCAACTAGCAGCCACCCTGGCGTTCGCCCCAACCGTCCGCGCCCAGCTAAAGGCCACCCTCCGAGTCCCCGTCTAG
- a CDS encoding DeoR/GlpR family DNA-binding transcription regulator, whose protein sequence is MNASESVEPARGRGGQLAAQRQATIVAEVNSRGAITVAELVERFGVSDMTIRRDLDALDSSGLLHKVHGGATSVGLRSAHEPGFDAKLTQESTAKQAIAAAAASRVQPDSAVGIGAGTTTYALARHLLRVENLTVVTNSARIADVFHSNSRSDRTVVLIGGIRTPSDALVGPIATAALQSLHLDLLFLGAHGLDAEHGLSTPNLMEAETNRAFIAASRQVVLVADHTKWGTIGLSTFAGWNDVNVIVTDPGLPPAARKAMRDTGCELVIAS, encoded by the coding sequence GTGAACGCGTCTGAGAGTGTCGAGCCGGCCCGCGGGCGGGGTGGCCAGCTGGCCGCCCAACGGCAGGCGACGATCGTTGCCGAGGTCAACAGCCGTGGGGCGATCACGGTGGCGGAGCTGGTCGAGCGGTTCGGTGTGTCGGACATGACCATCCGGCGTGACCTCGACGCGCTCGACTCCAGCGGGCTGCTGCACAAGGTGCACGGCGGCGCGACCTCGGTGGGTCTGCGCAGTGCGCATGAGCCCGGGTTCGACGCGAAACTCACGCAGGAGTCGACCGCGAAACAAGCGATTGCTGCGGCCGCCGCGAGCCGGGTGCAGCCCGACAGCGCGGTTGGCATCGGCGCCGGTACGACGACCTACGCGCTCGCGCGGCACCTGCTCCGGGTGGAAAACCTCACGGTCGTGACGAACTCGGCCCGCATCGCCGACGTCTTCCACAGCAACAGCCGGTCCGACCGTACGGTCGTGCTGATCGGCGGTATCCGCACGCCTTCGGACGCGCTGGTCGGCCCGATCGCGACGGCCGCGCTGCAGTCGTTGCACCTCGATCTGCTGTTCCTCGGCGCGCACGGGCTCGACGCCGAGCACGGTCTGAGTACGCCGAACCTGATGGAGGCTGAGACCAATCGCGCCTTCATCGCCGCCAGCCGTCAGGTGGTGCTCGTCGCGGACCACACCAAGTGGGGCACGATCGGCCTCAGTACGTTCGCCGGCTGGAACGACGTGAACGTCATCGTCACCGACCCAGGTCTGCCGCCCGCGGCCCGCAAGGCAATGCGCGACACGGGCTGCGAGCTGGTCATCGCTTCATGA
- a CDS encoding GNAT family N-acetyltransferase: MILTSETVRLLPSTGDLSWVVERDGEKTGTIGLTSPAGPGGDITFSPGVTAEAVRLVASFAFEQLGWEIVLWRSPANDWDGLRALWEAGFGRFAYVDGGTAYQGVRCEQWIASLRAGDSREPRTPWWDIPVIDGERLRLRPHRPSDAQRIVEAASDERTQYWAPHFASPYTLADAEYYLESRLWMSATGTAVSWAVVDPETDVLLANLSVLHIDGDDSGEIGFWAHPEARGRGLMTEAVALGIRHAFTPVEAGGLGRYRLVLATAAGNTASQHVALANGFVAAGIEREAEVLRDGSRQDMLWFDLLRSESPFPSPETDPAA; encoded by the coding sequence GTGATCCTGACCTCTGAGACCGTCCGGCTCTTGCCTTCGACGGGCGACTTGAGCTGGGTGGTCGAGCGCGACGGCGAGAAGACCGGCACGATCGGCCTCACCTCCCCCGCGGGTCCGGGTGGCGACATCACCTTCAGCCCGGGCGTGACGGCCGAGGCGGTGCGGCTGGTGGCTTCCTTCGCGTTCGAGCAGCTCGGCTGGGAGATCGTGCTGTGGCGTTCGCCCGCCAACGACTGGGATGGTCTTCGCGCTCTCTGGGAGGCCGGGTTCGGCCGGTTCGCGTACGTCGACGGGGGTACGGCGTACCAGGGCGTGCGTTGTGAGCAGTGGATCGCCTCGCTCCGGGCCGGAGACTCGCGCGAGCCGCGTACGCCGTGGTGGGACATCCCGGTGATCGATGGCGAGCGCCTCCGGCTTCGGCCGCACCGGCCTTCGGACGCGCAGCGCATCGTCGAAGCGGCGTCGGACGAGCGTACGCAGTACTGGGCGCCGCATTTCGCCTCGCCGTACACCTTGGCCGACGCCGAGTACTACCTGGAGTCGCGGCTCTGGATGAGCGCGACCGGTACGGCCGTCAGCTGGGCCGTGGTCGACCCCGAGACCGACGTACTGCTGGCCAACCTCAGCGTCCTGCACATCGATGGCGACGACTCCGGCGAGATCGGCTTCTGGGCCCATCCGGAGGCGCGCGGGCGCGGCCTGATGACCGAGGCGGTCGCGCTGGGCATCCGGCACGCCTTCACCCCGGTCGAGGCGGGCGGGCTCGGGCGCTACCGGCTCGTGCTCGCCACCGCCGCGGGGAACACCGCCTCGCAGCACGTTGCCCTGGCCAACGGATTCGTGGCCGCGGGCATCGAACGGGAGGCCGAGGTGCTGCGCGACGGGAGCCGCCAGGACATGCTCTGGTTCGACCTGCTGCGAAGCGAATCGCCTTTCCCCTCGCCCGAAACCGATCCGGCTGCTTGA
- a CDS encoding GNAT family N-acetyltransferase has product MTDREELVRQWQAGWSKSRGWTTVVDEDGLLTVRAGEQGRAMEYVVLDADAHPERLERAAGLALATTGARGSAWVTVVTDDREARADELEDLGLEVQRDKEWLMTIRLSDQPKLQLHPRYALVSELESDVIITRATIHGAVASSGRMAVVGQDAIADRIETDPQHRRRGLGSAVMAALVEAAAAQGATRGVLAASKDGLRLYRSLGWKVAADIVVGRSR; this is encoded by the coding sequence GTGACCGATCGTGAGGAGCTGGTTCGCCAGTGGCAGGCCGGATGGTCCAAGTCCCGGGGCTGGACGACCGTCGTCGACGAGGACGGCCTGCTGACCGTGCGGGCCGGCGAACAAGGCCGCGCCATGGAGTACGTCGTCCTGGACGCTGACGCCCACCCCGAGCGGCTGGAGCGGGCCGCGGGCCTCGCCCTGGCCACCACCGGCGCGCGCGGTTCCGCCTGGGTCACGGTGGTCACCGATGACCGTGAGGCGCGTGCCGACGAGCTGGAAGACCTCGGTCTGGAGGTCCAGCGGGACAAGGAATGGCTGATGACCATCCGGTTGTCCGACCAGCCCAAGCTGCAACTCCATCCGCGCTACGCCCTCGTCTCCGAGCTCGAGTCCGACGTGATCATCACCCGGGCCACCATCCACGGCGCCGTCGCCTCCAGCGGCCGGATGGCCGTAGTCGGCCAGGACGCCATCGCCGACCGGATCGAGACCGACCCCCAGCACCGCCGACGCGGCCTGGGCAGCGCCGTCATGGCCGCCCTGGTCGAGGCGGCCGCAGCCCAAGGTGCCACCCGAGGCGTCCTCGCCGCGTCCAAGGACGGCCTACGCCTCTACCGCTCCCTCGGCTGGAAGGTCGCCGCCGACATAGTCGTCGGCCGCTCCCGCTGA
- the galT gene encoding galactose-1-phosphate uridylyltransferase, with the protein MITTRGARRTDTSLSDGRDLFYFDTQDAPARVPVPDERGLPRPHPQVELRTDPLTGDVITYATHRNTRTFMPPTNQCPLCPTKPGNQTEIPEPDYQVAVFENRFPSFAGPGRCEVVCFTSDHNRSFTELPMGQARLVVEAWADRTAALSARDDVEYVFCFENRGKEIGVTLSHPHGQIYGYPFLPPRIRTLLDRAREHQAAHGTNLFADVLAAERKAGTRVIAENDTWTAFVPAAARWPVEVHLYPHRQVADIAELTPTERDDFTQLYLDVLQRLDGLYGDPLPYIAGWHPAPVRIDRELGYLHLEVLSIKRSADKIKYLASSESAMGAFISDTSPEDVAEALRKVNA; encoded by the coding sequence ATGATCACAACGCGTGGCGCCCGGCGGACGGACACCTCACTGTCCGACGGCAGGGACTTGTTCTACTTCGATACCCAGGACGCTCCGGCGCGGGTGCCGGTACCGGACGAGCGCGGTCTGCCCCGGCCGCATCCGCAGGTCGAACTGCGGACCGATCCGCTGACCGGTGACGTGATCACGTACGCCACGCATCGCAACACCCGCACGTTCATGCCGCCGACGAACCAGTGCCCGCTGTGCCCGACCAAGCCGGGCAACCAGACGGAGATCCCCGAGCCGGACTACCAGGTCGCGGTGTTCGAGAACCGCTTCCCGTCGTTCGCCGGTCCGGGTCGGTGCGAGGTCGTCTGTTTCACCAGCGACCACAACCGCTCGTTCACCGAGCTGCCGATGGGCCAGGCGCGCCTGGTGGTCGAGGCCTGGGCGGACCGGACGGCCGCATTGAGCGCGCGCGACGACGTGGAGTACGTCTTCTGCTTCGAGAATCGCGGCAAGGAGATCGGCGTCACCCTGAGCCATCCGCACGGCCAGATCTACGGCTATCCCTTTCTGCCGCCGCGAATCCGCACGCTGCTCGACCGGGCCCGCGAGCACCAGGCGGCCCACGGCACCAACCTGTTCGCCGACGTACTCGCGGCCGAGCGCAAGGCCGGCACCCGGGTCATCGCCGAGAACGACACCTGGACCGCCTTCGTCCCCGCGGCCGCCCGCTGGCCGGTGGAGGTGCACCTCTATCCGCATCGCCAGGTGGCCGACATCGCCGAGCTGACGCCGACCGAGCGGGACGACTTCACCCAGCTGTACCTGGACGTGCTGCAACGACTCGACGGCCTGTACGGCGATCCGCTGCCGTACATCGCGGGTTGGCATCCGGCGCCGGTTCGGATCGACCGGGAGCTCGGTTACCTGCACCTGGAGGTGTTGTCGATCAAGCGGTCCGCCGACAAGATCAAGTACCTCGCCAGCAGTGAGTCGGCGATGGGCGCCTTCATTTCCGACACCTCGCCCGAGGACGTGGCCGAGGCTCTGCGAAAGGTCAACGCGTGA
- a CDS encoding NAD-dependent epimerase/dehydratase family protein, whose protein sequence is MQVVVGAGPVGTSTARLLAEQGEEVKLVSRRGTGPDHPGITLVKADAAAGLTDVAAGASALYNCAGLPYHRWSTDWPPLNDALIRTAEATGAVLVSAGNLYAYGPVDGPITEETPERPNSVKGEVRARMWADVLAAHQAGRIRAAEVRSSDYLGAGAQSVMSVVVFPKVRAGKTASVPADLDALHSWTAVADVARTLVAVASASEDLVLGRVWHVPTPAPMSIRDLATRYAVLTNSPEPKLSRMPAPILWLGGLFNPTAKEMREIQYQLAHPFILDSTAATNTFGITPLTTDEALQL, encoded by the coding sequence ATGCAGGTCGTTGTCGGTGCTGGACCAGTGGGTACGTCGACCGCCCGGTTGCTCGCGGAGCAAGGGGAAGAGGTCAAGCTGGTCAGCCGCCGGGGAACCGGTCCGGACCACCCCGGCATCACCCTGGTGAAGGCGGATGCGGCCGCGGGTCTGACGGACGTAGCGGCCGGCGCCTCGGCGTTGTACAACTGCGCGGGCCTGCCGTACCACCGTTGGTCAACCGACTGGCCGCCCCTGAACGACGCGTTGATCCGGACCGCCGAGGCCACTGGTGCGGTCCTCGTCTCCGCCGGGAACCTCTACGCGTACGGCCCGGTCGATGGCCCGATCACGGAGGAGACGCCGGAGCGGCCCAACTCGGTCAAGGGTGAGGTCCGGGCGCGGATGTGGGCGGACGTTCTCGCGGCACACCAGGCCGGGCGGATCCGGGCGGCCGAGGTCCGCAGCTCGGACTACCTCGGCGCCGGGGCGCAGTCGGTGATGTCCGTGGTGGTCTTCCCGAAGGTCCGCGCGGGCAAGACCGCCTCGGTCCCGGCCGACCTGGACGCCTTGCACAGCTGGACAGCCGTCGCCGACGTCGCTCGCACTCTCGTGGCGGTCGCCTCTGCCTCTGAGGACCTGGTGTTGGGTCGGGTCTGGCATGTGCCGACGCCGGCGCCGATGTCGATCCGCGACCTCGCCACCCGGTACGCCGTACTCACGAACTCGCCGGAGCCGAAGCTATCCCGCATGCCCGCCCCGATCCTCTGGCTGGGCGGCCTCTTCAACCCGACCGCGAAAGAGATGCGCGAGATCCAGTACCAACTCGCCCACCCCTTCATCCTCGACTCCACCGCCGCCACCAACACCTTCGGCATCACCCCACTGACCACCGACGAGGCCCTCCAGCTCTAA
- a CDS encoding GNAT family N-acetyltransferase — MRFPEDVPVLTDGVVTLRAHTPADVEPAYEMCQDADMQHWTTIPVPYEREHAVAFVTEFVAAGWRDGGSWTWAIDYDGRFAGSIDLRGGDGNGGEIGFGLAPWARGNRVMTRAIQLTLTYAFNTLGWDRVGWRAFGGNWASRKAVWNCGFRRFQIVTGGVVVRGVRRDEWLASITRDEDREPQGNWWTIPVIEGDGFRLRPLEDRDIERTTEACADERTQHWLSAMPSPYTAEHAKGFIETRREFAATGSGVSWAIADAGDDRLLGNVSVFDMTHRVDHTLGEIGYWAHPDARGRGVMTAAVALVIRQAFTPIDKGGLGRRRLVLLANEPNSASRHIAEANGFTQVGVQRATAPLRDGSYDNLVMYDLLATEVAL, encoded by the coding sequence ATGAGGTTTCCCGAGGACGTGCCAGTACTGACCGATGGCGTGGTGACGTTGCGCGCGCATACCCCGGCGGATGTCGAGCCGGCGTACGAGATGTGCCAGGACGCCGACATGCAGCACTGGACCACCATCCCGGTGCCGTATGAGCGCGAGCACGCCGTCGCCTTCGTGACCGAGTTCGTAGCGGCCGGCTGGCGCGATGGCGGGTCCTGGACCTGGGCGATCGACTACGACGGCCGGTTCGCCGGGTCGATCGATCTGCGCGGCGGTGACGGCAACGGCGGGGAGATCGGGTTCGGCCTCGCTCCGTGGGCGCGGGGCAATCGCGTGATGACCCGGGCGATCCAGCTGACGCTCACGTACGCCTTCAACACGCTGGGCTGGGACCGGGTCGGCTGGCGGGCGTTCGGGGGAAACTGGGCTTCGCGCAAGGCGGTATGGAACTGCGGGTTCCGGCGGTTCCAGATCGTCACGGGTGGCGTGGTGGTTCGCGGCGTACGACGGGACGAGTGGCTGGCCTCGATCACGCGAGATGAGGATCGCGAACCGCAGGGCAACTGGTGGACGATCCCGGTGATCGAGGGCGACGGCTTCCGGCTGCGGCCGCTCGAGGATCGGGATATCGAGCGCACCACCGAGGCCTGTGCCGACGAGCGGACCCAGCACTGGCTGTCCGCCATGCCCTCGCCCTATACGGCCGAGCACGCGAAGGGCTTCATCGAAACCCGCCGGGAGTTCGCGGCCACCGGCAGCGGCGTTTCCTGGGCGATCGCGGATGCCGGCGACGACCGGTTGCTCGGCAACGTGAGCGTTTTCGACATGACCCACCGCGTCGACCACACTCTCGGCGAGATCGGCTATTGGGCGCATCCCGATGCCCGCGGCCGGGGCGTGATGACGGCGGCCGTCGCACTCGTGATCCGGCAGGCCTTCACGCCCATCGACAAGGGCGGCCTCGGTCGTCGGCGGCTCGTCCTGCTCGCCAACGAACCGAACTCCGCCTCCCGGCACATCGCCGAGGCCAACGGCTTCACCCAGGTCGGCGTCCAGCGCGCGACCGCTCCCCTGCGCGACGGCTCGTACGACAATCTGGTCATGTACGACCTGCTGGCAACCGAGGTGGCGCTGTGA
- a CDS encoding hemolysin family protein: MNETLLNVLLIFVFVTIGGVFAAAEMALVSLRESQLKSISQRGKRGATVARVAADPNRFLSAVQIGVTLMGFLSAAFGGATLADSLSPKLQQLKLPVGVADTLALVLITIAISYVSIVLGELAAKRLALQRAETFALGLAPLVDRIASVARPVIWLLSKSTDLVVRGLGGDPDANREVMSDEELRDLVSAHESLGEEERRIVDDVFQSGDRQLRELMVPRTEVDFLDADMPAYKAVKFAAERPHSRYPVMNGSADDIVGFVHVRDLFDPEVATRQVRVGDLARDVLLLPDTAKLLPTLTELRRRSTHLAIVLDEYGGTAGIVTLEDLVEELIGDIKDEYDEAAVETTRLRSGDVEVDGLLNLDDFAEETGLELPDGPYETVAGFVAARLGKVPEAGEEVEIDGHKITVTEMDGRRVARVRVSRLPDPEPESEG, translated from the coding sequence ATGAACGAAACCCTGCTGAACGTCCTTCTGATCTTCGTGTTCGTCACGATCGGTGGGGTCTTCGCCGCCGCCGAGATGGCCTTGGTCTCCCTGCGCGAGAGCCAGCTGAAGTCGATCTCCCAACGCGGTAAGCGCGGCGCGACGGTTGCCCGGGTGGCCGCCGATCCGAACCGCTTCCTGTCCGCCGTGCAGATCGGCGTGACCCTGATGGGCTTCCTGTCCGCCGCCTTCGGTGGCGCGACGCTGGCCGACAGCCTGTCGCCGAAGCTGCAACAGCTGAAGCTCCCGGTCGGCGTCGCGGACACGCTCGCGCTGGTGCTGATCACCATCGCGATCTCGTACGTCTCGATCGTGCTCGGCGAGCTCGCGGCCAAACGACTCGCGCTGCAACGGGCGGAGACGTTCGCGCTCGGTCTGGCTCCGCTGGTCGACCGGATCGCCTCGGTCGCCCGGCCGGTGATCTGGCTACTGTCGAAGTCCACCGACCTGGTGGTGCGCGGGCTCGGCGGCGACCCGGACGCGAACCGCGAGGTGATGAGCGACGAGGAGCTGCGCGACCTGGTCTCGGCGCACGAGTCGCTCGGTGAGGAAGAGCGCCGGATCGTCGACGACGTCTTCCAGTCCGGCGATCGCCAACTGCGCGAGCTGATGGTGCCGCGCACCGAGGTGGACTTCCTCGACGCGGACATGCCGGCGTACAAGGCGGTCAAGTTCGCCGCCGAGCGCCCGCACTCGCGCTATCCGGTGATGAACGGGTCCGCCGACGACATCGTCGGCTTCGTGCACGTGCGGGACCTGTTCGATCCCGAGGTCGCGACGCGGCAGGTCCGGGTCGGCGACCTCGCGCGCGACGTACTGCTGCTGCCGGACACGGCCAAACTCCTGCCCACATTGACCGAACTGCGCCGTCGCAGCACCCACCTGGCCATCGTGCTCGACGAGTACGGCGGCACCGCCGGCATCGTCACCCTCGAGGATCTGGTCGAGGAGCTGATCGGCGACATCAAGGACGAGTACGACGAGGCCGCGGTCGAGACCACCCGATTGCGCAGTGGCGATGTCGAGGTCGACGGCCTGCTCAACCTGGACGACTTCGCCGAGGAGACCGGGCTCGAACTACCCGACGGGCCGTACGAGACGGTCGCCGGATTCGTCGCCGCGCGCCTCGGCAAGGTGCCCGAGGCGGGCGAGGAAGTCGAGATCGACGGGCACAAGATCACCGTCACCGAGATGGACGGTCGTCGTGTCGCCCGGGTCCGGGTCAGCCGGCTGCCGGATCCAGAACCGGAATCCGAGGGCTGA